A single Leguminivora glycinivorella isolate SPB_JAAS2020 chromosome 25, LegGlyc_1.1, whole genome shotgun sequence DNA region contains:
- the LOC125239173 gene encoding zinc finger protein 782-like, protein MSLQVHVRTHTGEKPYKCNQCSFASSQKNNLINHVRTHTGEKPYKCDQCDYASSQKSSLKVHVRSHTGEQPYKCNQCNYASSYISSLQVHVRTHTGEKPYKCNQCNYACSYISSLQVHVRTHTGEKPYKCNQCNYASCQKNHLKKHIRTHTGEKPYKCQQCNYASSQKHNLLIHVRTHTGKKPYKCNQCNYASSFKRHLQAHVRTHTEEKA, encoded by the coding sequence ATGTCATTGCAAGTTCACGTAAGGACACATACTGGggaaaagccatataaatgTAACCAGTGCAGCTTCGCTAGTAGCcagaaaaataatttgataaatCATGTAAGGACACACACTGGTGAAAAGCCATATAAATGTGATCAGTGTGACTACGCTAGTAGCCAGAAAAGTTCATTGAAAGTTCACGTAAGGTCACATACTGGGGAGCAGCCATATAAATGCAACCAGTGTAACTACGCTAGCAGCTATATAAGTTCACTGCAAGTTCATGTAAGGACACACACTGGggaaaagccatataaatgcAACCAGTGTAACTACGCTTGCAGCTATATAAGTTCACTGCAAGTTCATGTAAGGACACACACTGGAgaaaagccatataaatgcAACCAGTGCAACTACGCTAGTTGCCAGAAAAATCATTTGAAAAAGCACATAAGGACACACACTGGGGAAAAGCCGTATAAATGCCAACAATGCAACTACGCTAGTAGCCAGAAACATAATTTGCTAATTCATGTAAGGACACACACTGGTAAAAAGCCATATAAATGCAACCAGTGCAATTACGCTAGCAGCTTTAAACGACATTTGCAAGCTCATGTAAGGACACACACTGAGGAAAAGGCATAA